In Erigeron canadensis isolate Cc75 chromosome 6, C_canadensis_v1, whole genome shotgun sequence, the following are encoded in one genomic region:
- the LOC122604674 gene encoding uncharacterized protein LOC122604674, whose translation MAEATLGLQTQPTPILIFKGEGYEYWCIRMKTILRSRDLWETVETGISESGSDQNQVKAMKKKDALAMAIIQQVVHDQLFSRIAAATTAKETWDILRLEYQGDGQVKAVKLQGLRQDFEKLIMREEEKVEVYFSRVMAIVSQKRSYGEEVTDQSIVEKILRSLSPRYDYITSSMEAFQAFSEPRRGSFRSLARGRGRGAVRGRGRGCGRGLQCHECGKFGHLKRDCWYNEEAHANVAADPITSEEKKDDQHLLLTTNQEALTNDAFLLMAHQEDYSNSLWFID comes from the exons ATGGCAGAAGCAACTTTAGGACTGCAGACTCAGCCTACTCCCATCCTAATTTTTAAGGGTGAAGGCTATGAGTATTGGTGTATCCGCATGAAAACGATTCTCCGTTCTAGAGACCTATGGGAGACTGTTGAAACCGGGATTAGTGAAAGTGGCTCGGACCAGAATCAAGTGAAGGCTATGAAAAAGAAAGATGCGCTAGCTATGGCTATAATACAACAAGTTGTTCATGATCAGCTTTTTTCTCGGATTGCTGCAGCAACCACCGCTAAAGAAACCTGGGATATTCTCAGGCTTGAATACCAAGGCGATGGACAAGTGAAGGCTGTCAAGTTGCAGGGGTTGCGCCAAGACTTTGAAAAACTTATAAtgagagaagaagaaaaagtggAAGTCTATTTCTCACGCGTGATGGCCATTGTAAGTCAGAAAAGATCATATGGAGAAGAAGTGACTGATCAGTCTATTGTTGAGAAAATACTTAGAAGCCTTTCACCTCGGTATGATTACATTACGTCTTCCATGGAG GCGTTTCAAGCATTTAGTGAGCCAAGGAGAGGTTCGTTCAGATCACTGGCAAGAGGAAGGGGTCGTGGTGCTGTGCGAGGTAGAGGGCGAGGATGTGGTCGAGGGCTGCAATGTCATGAATGTGGCAAGTTTGGTCACCTCAAACGTGACTGTTGGTACAATGAAGAAGCACATGCTAATGTTGCTGCAGACCCAATAACAAGTGAAGAAAAGAAGGATGATCAACATTTGCTGCTCACTACTAATCAGGAAGCACTAACAAATGATGCGTTTCTTCTCATGGCTCACCAAGAAGATTACTCAAACTCGTTGTGGTTTATCGACTAA
- the LOC122602780 gene encoding chalcone synthase, giving the protein MASSIDIAAIREAQRAQGPATILAIGTATPSNCVYQADYPDYYFRITKSEHMVDLKEKFKRMCDKSMIRKRYMHLTEEYLKENPSLCEYMAPSLDARQDVVVVEVPKLGKEAATKAIKEWGQPKSKITHLIFCTTSGVDMPGADYQLTKLLGLRPSVKRFMMYQQGCFAGGTVLRLAKDLAENNKGARVLVVCSEITAVTFRGPNDTHLDSLVGQALFGDGAAAVIVGSDPDLTTERPLFEMISAAQTILPDSEGAIDGHLREVGLTFHLLKDVPGLISKNIEKALTQAFSPLGISDWNSLFWIAHPGGPAILDQVELKLGLKEEKMRATRHVLSEYGNMSSACVLFIIDEMRKKSAEDGAATTGEGLDWGVLFGFGPGLTVETVVLHSLPTTTAIAT; this is encoded by the exons ATGGCTTCGTCTATCGACATAGCGGCTATTAGAGAAGCCCAGCGGGCACAAGGCCCAGCTACCATTCTCGCGATTGGCACGGCAACCCCCTCTAATTGTGTCTATCAAGCTGATTATCCTGATTACTATTTTCGCATCACTAAAAGCGAACACATGGTTGATCTCAAAGAGAAATTCAAGCGCATGT GCGACAAATCCATGATAAGAAAGCGATACATGCACCTCACTGAAGAGTATCTAAAAGAGAATCCCAGCCTTTGCGAGTACATGGCTCCGTCACTCGACGCACGTCAAGACGTGGTGGTCGTGGAAGTCCCGAAGCTCGGTAAAGAAGCCGCAACCAAAGCAATCAAAGAATGGGGCCAACCCAAATCCAAAATCACCCATCTCATTTTTTGCACTACATCCGGTGTCGACATGCCCGGTGCCGATTACCAGCTCACCAAGCTTCTCGGCCTTCGCCCGTCTGTTAAACGTTTCATGATGTACCAACAAGGTTGTTTTGCTGGGGGTACGGTTCTTCGTCTTGCCAAAGACCTCGCGGAGAACAACAAGGGGGCTCGTGTTCTTGTTGTTTGCTCTGAGATCACTGCTGTCACGTTTCGTGGTCCTAATGATACTCATCTTGACTCACTTGTGGGTCAAGCTTTGTTTGGAGACGGGGCCGCTGCAGTCATTGTGGGTTCTGACCCTGACTTGACGACTGAGCGGCCCTTGTTTGAGATGATCTCTGCAGCTCAAACAATTTTGCCTGATTCCGAGGGGGCTATTGATGGACATTTGAGGGAAGTTGGGCTTACATTTCATCTTCTTAAAGATGTACCCGGGTTGATCTCAAAGAATATTGAGAAGGCGCTAACACAAGCCTTTTCTCCATtag GTATAAGTGACTGGAACTCGCTGTTTTGGATCGCGCATCCTGGAGGTCCAGCGATATTGGACCAGGTGGAGCTCAAGCTCGGTCTCAAGGAAGAGAAAATGAGAGCCACCCGACACGTGCTTAGTGAGTATGGGAACATGTCTAGTGCTTGTGTGTTGTTCATCATTGATGAGATGAGAAAGAAGTCGGCCGAGGATGGTGCTGCGACCACCGGTGAAGGGTTAGACTGGGGTGTTCTCTTTGGGTTCGGTCCCGGTTTAACCGTGGAGACAGTGGTTCTTCATAGCCTCCCAACCACAACAGCCATTGCCACCTAA